A section of the Callospermophilus lateralis isolate mCalLat2 chromosome 14, mCalLat2.hap1, whole genome shotgun sequence genome encodes:
- the LOC143380490 gene encoding LOW QUALITY PROTEIN: uncharacterized protein C2orf78-like (The sequence of the model RefSeq protein was modified relative to this genomic sequence to represent the inferred CDS: inserted 1 base in 1 codon): protein MYSLPSATHTSSGVVSSSFVSAIDVTSSLTMSENFQNSSLHGNADSLQLSLPVVTNAASVTGGVCNFSRASAPAETSAWLLPSTCGTSFQPLMGSAYLYQHASTAMVSKVTGQNLIPMAPAPYPSISEWYIPGSAEKSSSSLGDFNLTVTDQNTADSSLSMTSQYDKTSEANVVIPGYPLLSDRLVQVTLSQIPNQGHCLSLPHQEGSQVYYYDQNSLGTLLSGEHWPCLQSYGSVPYAGSSATAPQTEMVTVLKEVQPTNVLPSVPTPVTYYSVSTQSIEGTNFQGMETSLGMEASLGVQPPSQTFCLPQPPEFPHICNKRKXQIIEKNSQTELGDITTITPVQSSTDLLALPPNQSQEQTEIKNLCEINTMLSEPLDAYQIAMESQDPPLLPLDIPEIHQLLASIGPLDQEEKPHSENTHLERSSLSLEDQGTLGNGTEFSSGFADLTALVGDIHLPELFSSLKDFEQPESPTITKSNDTRTIMEKQGQEITSALKGPSEPMRKNKHKESECPDGTPQAKMQPRDLECTLRGEISHRDADSSRAPMHTAEHSISKAQKAASSRNSKAKGHGQEKTKRTRENSSRKAQERKQPGNKVKAEEKPTLPKPKGKRNQPDLCQEAFKKPRSCLGMHMLESVQVFHALGKKNDKKTGLSSSRAPGNSGRNQDPRPCPARKPWLAVKGPEKSQVKAQNPDISAEGKGPSPSIYEPPPPGKVKLVPLPFLTLEKPPPRPVINRRPQSLASRRPTGAYPAQPGPASSAQPMAVNQSQPATANPSWMRPAKPAHPVLTHAIQSGVSASTQPSVPRSAASGPAPYKTSSCTSLHWQPVPNVGTKPQSQPPKPQNQYLLQDFALQPIPWRKPNVSGQVVSTPITKQQRPEREAMKKKAQQERENAAKYTALGRVQCFIEREREMEISRYYGYII from the exons ATGTATTCTCTACCCTCAGCCACCCACACATCCTCTGGGGTGGTCTCCTCATCCTTTGTATCTGCAATTGATGTGACCTCTTCTCTGACCATGTCAG aaaatttccaaaattcTTCTTTACATGGAAATGCTGATTCTCTGCAGCTCTCTCTTCCTGTGGTGACCAATGCAGCGTCCGTGACAGGAGGGGTCTGCAACTTCTCCAGAGCCTCTGCTCCAGCTGAAACTTCAGCATGGTTACTGCCCTCAACCTGTGGCACCTCCTTTCAGCCACTCATGGGCAGTGCCTACCTTTATCAACATGCTAGCACAGCCATGGTGTCTAAGGTTACTGGCCAGAACCTGATTCCCATGGCACCTGCCCCCTATCCAAGTATTTCTGAGTGGTATATCCCAGGAAGTGCTGAAAAGAGCTCATCTTCACTTGGGGACTTTAATCTGACTGTCACTGACCAGAACACAGCAGATTCTTCCCTATCAATGACATCCCAGTATGACAAAACTTCCGAAGCCAATGTCGTGATCCCTGGATATCCACTACTATCTGATAGGCTCGTCCAGGTGACACTATCTCAGATTCCAAATCAAGGACATTGCCTCTCACTACCCCACCAAGAAGGAAGCCAGGTCTACTACTATGATCAAAACTCTCTGGGGACTCTGCTCTCTGGAGAACATTGGCCCTGCCTGCAATCCTATGGCTCTGTGCCATATGCAGGAAGTAGTGCCACTGCCCCTCAAACAGAAATGGTGACAGTGCTGAAGGAAGTTCAGCCCACAAATGTCCTACCCTCAGTCCCTACACCTGTGACCTACTACTCTGTGTCCACTCAAAGTATAGAAGGAACAAATTTTCAAG GGATGGAAACTTCCCTAGGGATGGAGGCTTCCTTGGGAGTGCAACCTCCAAGTCAGACATTTTGTCTGCCACAGCCTCCAGAATTCCCACACATCTGCAATAAGAGAA AGCAAATAATTGAGAAAAACTCACAAACTGAACTTGGGGACATTACCACAATAACTCCAGTCCAGAGTTCTACAGATTTATTGGCATTGCCTCCAAATCAAAGCCAGGAACAGACAGAGATTAAGAATTTGTGTGAGATTAACACCATGCTCTCAGAGCCACTGGATGCCTACCAGATTGCCATGGAGAGCCAGGATCCTCCACTACTCCCTTTAGACATCCCTGAAATCCACCAGCTTCTGGCCTCCATTGGTCCTCTGGACCAAGAGGAGAAGCCACATTCTGAAAATACCCATCTAGAAAGGAGTAGCCTGAGTCTTGAGGACCAAGGCACACTTGGAAATGGGACTGAATTTAGCAGTGGTTTTGCAGACCTCACTGCACTGGTGGGGGATATTCACCTTCCTGAGCTTTTCAGTTCCTTAAAAGACTTTGAACAACCTGAAAGTCCCACAATAACAAAATCCAATGATACCAGAACCATCATGGAAAAGCAGGGGCAGGAAATCACAAGTGCCTTAAAGGGTCCTAGTGAGCCAATGAGGAAGAACAAACATAAAGAATCGGAGTGTCCTGATGGAACTCCTCAGGCCAAAATGCAGCCAAGGGATCTGGAATGCACATTAAGAGGAGAAATTTCTCACAGGGATGCAGACAGTAGCAGGGCTCCTATGCACACTGCCGAGCACTCTATCAGCAAAGCTCAGAAAGCTGCATCCAGCAGGAACAGCAAGGCTAAGGGCCATGGGCAGGAAAAGACCAAGAGGACCAGAGAAAACAGCTCCAGGAAAGCCCAGGAGAGGAAGCAGCCAGGCAATAAAGTCAAGGCAGAAGAGAAGCCAACTCTGCCCAAACCGAAGGGGAAGAGGAACCAACCTGACCTTTGCCAAGAGGCCTTTAAGAAGCCTCGGAGCTGTCTCGGCATGCACATGCTGGAGTCGGTGCAGGTTTTCCATGCATTGGGGAAGAAGAATGATAAGAAAACTGGGCTGTCTTCCTCCCGGGCCCCGGGAAACTCAGGCCGTAACCAAGACCCCCGTCCATGCCCAGCTAGGAAACCATGGCTGGCAGTTAAGGGTCCTGAGAAATCACAAGTCAAAGCCCAGAATCCAGATATTAGTGCTGAAGGAAAGGGTCCCTCTCCATCCATTTATGAGCCTCCACCACCTGGGAAGGTTAAATTGGTACCTTTGCCTTTTCTGACCCTGGAGAAACCTCCACCTCGACCAGTAATCAATCGGAGGCCACAATCTCTGGCCTCACGCAGACCCACTGGGGCTTACCCTGCCCAGCCTGGCCCTGCTAGCTCAGCTCAACCCATGGCAGTCAACCAATCCCAACCAGCTACTGCCAACCCATCTTGGATGCGTCCTGCCAAGCCAGCTCACCCCGTTTTGACTCATGCCATTCAGTCAGGTGTGAGTGCTTCTACCCAGCCTAGTGTCCCTCGGTCTGCTGCTTCTGGGCCTGCACCCTACAAAACATCATCTTGCACTTCTCTCCATTGGCAACCAGTTCCCAATGTTGGGACCAAGCCCCAGTCACAACCGCCCAAGCCTCAAAACCAATATCTTCTCCAAGACTTTGCCTTACAACCAATTCCATGGAGGAAACCCAATGTTTCTGGGCAAGTAGTATCAACTCCCATCACCAAACAGCAGAGGCCAGAGCGGGAAGCCATGAAGAAGAAGGCTCAACAAGAGCGTGAGAATGCTGCCAAGTACACTGCTTTGGGGAGAGTGCagtgtttcattgagagggaaagagagatggAGATTTCTCGCTACTATGGCTACATAATTTAA